The Lynx canadensis isolate LIC74 chromosome A2, mLynCan4.pri.v2, whole genome shotgun sequence DNA segment GTCGGTGGTACAGTCCTCCCCGCTCCGCCGCGCGACCAGCCGCTTAAAGGGACAGCGTAAGAGTCGGGAGTCGCGCAGGGAATAAAGAAGGTGTTCCTCCGCCTGTCCGTAAGGTGGTGCTGCTGGACCCGGGGCCTTGGCTGGGGGCAGCAGAGGATCTGGATCTGTACCCGCGAGTGTAGTTCCCAGACGTGGGGCCCTTAGTTTGGAAAGAGGTATGGTGACCAGAGCCGATCTCTGGTTTCCCAGGACAGTAACGCCCAGTCCCCTGTGGATCGGGGGGCTTCCCGACCCCCGTCCCAGGTCTGAAGGGAAGCCCTGCCCCCTACCAGACTGAGGGAGGGGGTCAAGCACCCTCCTCTGGGCCCTTCGTAGGCAGGGCCGAGGTAGTAGTTGTCTTGGCAACACGAGCTGTGGGTCGCAGCTTGGTCGGCCCCACTGGGGGCCGGTAAGCCCAGCGGGCCGTGGGAGTTGGGCCCCCTGCCCCCGACTTGCATTAGGGACAGGTCAAGGCCTCCGGTTCTCTCCTGCCCAGTCTCTGTGGAGGCTtgtaggaccccccccccccctttatttaaACTCCTAGGAGTCTGCTACTCTTGCAGTAATAGCCGACCCGACTGCGGAGAAAAGCCGGCCTGGCTAGGGGGCTCCCCCGGGCCTCCACCGGTATCCTGAGCCCTTTCGTCCCGCAAGCCCGTCCCTCTGGGGAGCAGGCTTGGAGCTGGACCTGGGCGAGACCTCCCTGCCTTTTCCTAGATCCTCTCTTCCGTGCTGGACTCAGGTCCTCAAAGGGTCTGCACCGCCAGCCCATTCCGAGcgctggggaggagagggagggagcgctCCTGTGAGCGGGTCTATGGGGGTGCAGACCAGTCGCCTGCACTGGGCTCACCTGTGTGGGAGCCCGTGGGCCCAGTAGGTCGGcggcctccctccttcccccggTGAGCCTCTCCAGCTAAGCTACTCGCACCAGCTGCTGCCCGCTGGGCAACCCGCCGGCGACTTGATAAACTCCATCCCCTCCCACCCGCTCccgcctcccaccccagccctttTTCCTCACTTCCTGCTGCCCCTCTGAGAGGAAAGGGCCAGGaacaggcgggggggggggggggggggagggggaagggaccGCTTGACCCTGTTTCCCTCCCACGACAAAGACCCGCTGGCtggctgccctcctccccttccccccttcctcctcccccgaGTATGCCCTGGCCCTGTGAACTGCACTAGGTGACAGGAAGGCAGTGGGACCTGGCTCAGGTGACAGCCTCTGCCCTGCCGGCAGCTTCCTAACCCTGAAAGCTCTTCTCCCCAACCTTCTCTTGGGGTTGAGGCCCATCCTCAAATCCAGTAGCCTGTGGATGGAGGGGCCCCAGTGGAGGTCCTGTGGGGAGTCAAACTATTTGGGAGATGCTTGGCTGATGGTCCCCCAAAGCAGGTGGTGAAGAAGGGAACCAGTCATAAGGGGGCTTGGGGGAGCTTCCAGGAGCTGAGTCAGTTTTTTTCCGCTGAAGAGCAGAAGCATCCCAAGTGTGACAGAGTGGACAATGTGCTGATGTGTGTGATTGtgcagggtgggggaagggacagggactGGGAAGGGTCTACAGAGTGCTCTCCTGATGGAGGGCATTCCTGGATGGACTTCACTGAGACACTGCAGAGTAGGGAACTCTTATATCTGGAGTGAGAAAAGATCTGTGTTTCCATGGGAAAGGGGGTACTCATTACAGGGCTGTAGCCCCAGGGAGGGCTGCAGCAAGGTCCCAGCAGACCTGGTTCAGAGAGGTGGACAAGTCTGCATACCCTCAAATCACCCTGAGCCTACCCCCACTCACCCTACTGGCCCACCTCTCCAGTGCCCGGGGCCTCTCTTCTAACAGAAGGCTGTGTAAGCCTGGGCAACTGGGGGAATTGGGTACACACCCTGGAGTCTGTCGGAGGACCAAGGAGTCCAtgacagggcaggggagggtgtgTCCCTGTACCATTGTGCTGGCTCCACAAGGGACACAAGCCTTGGAAGCTGCAATGGTGGGGGCCCCTGGGGAAACAAAGGCCAAACCAGACTGTCCCAGGGCAGGGACACTTCCTCAGGCAGCCAGCAGGAAGGAAGTGAGCACAGCCCAGTGGAAGGGAGTGGGGAAGCACTGCCCTGACCCCCATTGTTTCTAGCATTGGGGTCATCTGGGGAAGGCCCAACACAGGGAGTTCCCCCACACTAGGACAGTGGTGATGGGTGATGGGATGCCATCTGGCATGGCAGAACCCTGGCCCTGGGGGCAGTAAGGGGGACAAAGTCTGACGTCTTATCAGGAAAGTGGGAAGGTGCCCAAAGAAGGACTACAAAGTCCAGGCTGCACAGGATGATCCTGCTCCATGATCCAGACAAGTTTAAGCCTCCAAAAGACTGGCAGGCCAACTCCCCAGACCCAGAAGCCTGTGTCCCTGATCTCCCTCCTCCCTAGCTGGAAGTTGGGCTGACGGCCAAGGGCTAAACCTAGCGGAGAACCACTTCTCAGGGCCTGAGAAGTGCGGGCCGAATGTCCACAGGGGGCAGCTGCAGGTGAGAACACAGGGTCAGCAGGGAACAGAGAAAGTACTAGGTGGCAGAGTTCTGCCTGCTGGAACAGAAACCCCAAGCCCACTCTCCTGGTGGTATCCACAACTAGTCCTGGGAGGAAGCAGGTAGGTTTGGGCTACAGAGCCTGGTGGTAGGCCAAGGGCATGGTGGCACCCATCTGATTGCTGTCCACCTAGGATGGGTGGACTAAGATGGCTCATGCTATGACCTCATGTGGGGTCAGCTCACACTCCTGGGGGCAGGACAGCTGTTCCAGAACTACTTGGGGTCACGCTCTCACCTCAGGTCAAGCAGGTAGGGCCAATCCCTAGTGAAGCACCCCAAAGCCTTCCAATTCCAGAGGTCCCTACCTATTAAACACAATAGGTGAAAATGTCCCTCCATTCTGAGGGGGTCTGCAGTGAGGTCTGTGTGAATACACTGCCACCTGCTGGTTACAGCTGGGATGACCACGGGCTGGGCTCAGGCTTACCTTGAGCCTTGATGATAAAGATGGGTCACCAGAGTGGCCCAGGCCTACCCACAGAACCCAGATGGTGGTCTAGACACTGGATGTCACAGCGGATACCACTCGTATGCAGGgtctacaaataattttattgaaacTAAACAAATAACACAACAGTCTTCTTCTTAGATTAGGGGCCACCCTTCCCAAGCCATTTCCCACACTCTTAAAAGCACAGAGCTTGCACagtaaggaattaaaaaaaaaaaaatcatttcgaTGTAGAAATCAGACTCTGCCCCAACATCATGGACTAAACTATTTACAAACTTTCACATTTTAAGTATTCCTTTATGGTTGATCTCTCCTTTCTGTCCTTACCCAGGGGCTCCAATACCTTCCCTTGACTGATCCTGAGGGATGGGTATACTTAGGGAAAGGGGTGATGGGCTCCTTATAGCTATTGGCACCAGCCCTAGGGTGCTGTCCCTCACCAATGGGTGGCGGATGGTCACCCAATGGCAGGGGTTTGTGTGGGGCTGGTACAAAGGCATGGAGGATTAGACAAAGTAGATGGGTTGGTACAACTCCCCATAGGCACAGGCATCCATAGCCCTTCCTGATCCCATCTTAGGCCCTCTCAACTGGGATGTGTGTGGGGGCAACAAGTAGTTGAAGTGGGGAGGGATCAGCCCAGCCCTGGGTGGAGGGAGTATCCTCCTATACCAGTCCCATCTCCTATTAACAGCTGGCAAACTGTCCATCCGTCTGGGAGTGGGAACAGATGAGCAGGTAGACAGGAAGAATCAGGCTTGCACTGCCCCCAGCCTCTGTCCAACACAGGAGGAATCGAGGTAGCAAACGGCTGAAATGCTCCAACAAGGGGGTAAGGGAAATGAGGGAAGGGAAGTTCCCGCTTGCGTACAGCTCCTGCAGCCCAGGGGCTGGAAGAAGGCAGACCTTGCTTGTAAAGTGCTGTAACCCTTAGCAGGGCTGGGCCCTAGGCAAGCTTGGAAGAAAGCAGGCCAGGCAAGGGTGCAAGAACCAGGCATTCCTGACCAGCATATGCCCTGCCATGCTCCTTGTAGGGATTGCTGGGGAAGGTGGGCTGGTAACTCTGCCATTAGCCCTCACCAGCCGCCAGCCACCTCTTGTCCACATACAAACCAACACCCGACCAACACTGCAGGACTGCCCCGCTCACAGCTGAAGGTTCCAGGCCAATGCAGTTTATTCAGGGTTGTGGCCCCAGCTTAGGTTCCTTAATGGAAGCCACACCTTGAGCCTGGGGGTTTCTTGCTGGGGTAGGGAGTGTTTATGCCTGCCACTCCCCAGGCTCACACCTCATAGAGGATCACAGGAAAATCCACGTGGATGCGGGGAGGATCCAGCTTCACGATGCCCTGCCATGGAAACAGAGGCTAGTGAGGGCCAGCTCCTCCCTCAAGAGCTCCCACCATGACAGCAGACCCCATCTGGGTCTACCTCCACACACTCAGCATAGGCTCAATGACCACTGCCCCAGCCTCTCACCTGAGGAATCAGGTTCTTATGGACCCGCCTCAGCTTGGCCCGCTTCTGCCCATTCTTAGTGACGATTGTCTCCTCGTAGAACTCGTGAGCCAGATCCCCATCCTCATCATAGAACATGGAgctgtgtagagagagagggaacaggctGGGCTGGAGCCCCACACCCAGTCATGGCAAATGACCAGACTACAAGGAAGCGTGCCCGCCTCCAAATGGGGAGGAACAACCTTgatgggaggaagagaggatAATATGCCTGAAGGGTATGGGGTCTACTAGAAGCGAATGGTGTGGTAGCCAGTGCTACTCTGTCAGGCCTCAGGAAGAGACATCATATCAGAGCACATTGTCAAGGCAGCTAAGGCCAGTTCTCATCACTGGTTTGTTCAGCAAAAGTGGCCATTCCAACATCAGGCCCTTGCTTTCACCCAAGGTGGGCGAAGCATGATGGCCTGGCATGTGTCTCACTCCAGAAGATACTACTGGCCCTGGGTCAACCTGAGATGGCAGATACCTGAGCTAGGTGGGAACCTAAAGGGAAAAAGTTTGaatcctccccacccacccccaagtGGCTGGTCTAGCCAAACTACCACTGTTCGGTCTCCCTAGTATCTACAGCCAAATCTCCAGCATCACCTAAGTACCATTTCCCCGGACCCACCAGGGCCAGGCCAATCTAGCGCTCCTGTTTGGACCCatggaaaaagagagggaaggtcAGTGCTCTAGATCTGAAGAACATACCTGAGTGAGGGTCTTTTTCCCAGGCTCCATTCTCAACACTAGGACCCAGTCCTACTTTCCTAGCTACTACCTACCCTCAGAGGTCCAATGCCACCACGGTAGGTAACGGAAACAGCCAAATCAGAGGGTTAGTCTTCCCTCAgaactgggggagagggagcctAGGAGCCTTCAACTTGCAGGCTGGGCTGGAAGGGATGAAAAGAAACCCTCAAGTCTCAGGGAGACCCTATCTCAAGTTAACAGTACAGAGGGCCTACCCACGGACAAGCCTCTTCCCCTAGGGAGACCTTCAGAGCAGCCAGGTCGCCAGGAGCCGATTGCCCTGCTTTTCCCATCCCTTGCTCCCACGGGGGTCCAAAACATGGGACTTCTCCTGGTTCCGGCTGGAGCTCCCTGTGACTCGGGGCGCCCCGCCGCCCGCCTGTCTCCCCGGGGCGGAACCCGCGCCCTTACCCGCGGCGCGTGAATACGAAGGGGGGCACGACTCGGCCTCGCGACCGCACCAAAGCTTGCTCAGCGACTGCTGACTCCGggccgccgccccccgcccccgaggcGAAGGGCCACAGGCCCCGAGCTTTGGAGCCACTGGCGCCCATGTCAGGGCCGCCGGCGCATGGCGAGCCCCGCGGCCGCTTCGCTCTCACAGGGCCGTCGGAGGCACCATACCCTGCCTCAGCTTTCTCCCGCAGGTGCTTCCGCCGCCCCCTTCCGCAGGCTCCGCTGTCTCCACGGAAACCTCACTTCCGCTTCCGCACGCTGCCTTCTCTGATTGGCTGCTTCTCTCGTCGGTCCGCGGGGCGGGACCAATAGCCGCTCTCGGAAGCTAGGCATCCCAGTAGGCACCGCGAGACGTCAGGTCCCAGCAGGCCACGCTCTCTCCAGCAGGGACAGCTCCCACCCAGTAATGTGGAGGCTGGGTCCTCCTGGTTTTTGCTTGTATGGCGGCTCCGACGTTCCCGACCCCAGAGTTCAGGTCCAGCGGGCCTGCCCAACCACCGGCTTCCCCGCAACCAGCGCTTTAGGAGTGTCCCAGGCCAGGCCGCGCATTGCCCATCTGGTCTCATTTTATTCCCACACCATTTCTGTTATCACCACTGTCGCATTTGGAGAAGAAACCATacctaaagaaaattaaataattggcCACATGTATGGCTACGTTCAGGTCTGAAGAACTTCTAATTTAGTGTTCTTTCCAAACCCACTAGAAGGCATGCTCCACGAAAGCAAGAATTAACAGCTGGACCTTCCGTACCGTGAGCAGCGTTTGGTCTACAGCAGTAGCTCAGTAAATACTTAGTGAAAACGCCCCcagcagctgtgtgtgtgtgtgtgttgggaggcaTGTGGATTCCCTAAATTCTAGCTTATATTGTTGCCCCTACCACAGCCTGAGCCCCAGGGTGGTGAGTGATGACAGTAAATATTCATACCCCATACCCTTCACAAATTGGTTACATGGTGACTTTGAGAAGGTGCTCTGTGAGCCTGTCCATCACCCTTGGAAGCCACTAGCGTGAGGAGCAACTGCAGTTGAGGGCCCATAATAAAGAGTTCAAAAGCAGAATTCTTCAATCTTTATTCAGCCACTTCtctcaggccccaggccctgatgATGACTgttacccccacccccttccccacaggAGGCATGCAGCTGAGGCCACAAAATATTACATACATTCGCACACATCATCAAAAATAACTGAGGGAAGGACCCTCGCTCTGACTGGCAAACAAGGCACGGACCTGGACCAGTGCCCACACTCACACAGACCCTGGCCTAGGGACATCCTCCTTGGAGGAGGCACTGAGGCACTGTTGCTGCACCATGAGCCAGCATTTCCTGACCCCAGTGTGTGTGAGGAGACAGAGGCCACTGCAGAGGAAAACCTAGGCTCTTTCCCGATGCCTGTCTTACCTCGAACACCTGCCCTTGGCTCCAATAGGGCTGTCCTGACACCCCATCCAAGACCCAAAACATACGACTTTTCCCCATAGATGAAGGCCCTCATCCCTGAAAACATGACCTATTCTGTTTGTAGGGTCTCCAAGATTCTAGTATCTGAGACACGAATTAAGGAGACTTCTGTCTGCTCTATCCCTGCTGCAAGCCTGGAGCAGCTTCCCAGGGCAACCCTGGCCCACCATGGCCCACTACACAAAAGGCAGAAGAATGCAGAGCCATGTTCTGCTATACCTGTGGGTGGACACAGGGGGCCAGCTCCTTTGCTGTTCTCTGGGCTCA contains these protein-coding regions:
- the TUSC2 gene encoding tumor suppressor candidate 2 — protein: MGASGSKARGLWPFASGAGGGGPESAVAEQALVRSRGRVVPPFVFTRRGSMFYDEDGDLAHEFYEETIVTKNGQKRAKLRRVHKNLIPQGIVKLDPPRIHVDFPVILYEV